The following proteins are co-located in the Seriola aureovittata isolate HTS-2021-v1 ecotype China chromosome 7, ASM2101889v1, whole genome shotgun sequence genome:
- the LOC130171634 gene encoding syntaxin-12-like: MSYMRTNTSWSQPRDVSSLVQACSSNIQMISQNSGQIKNLLHQLGARQETSELQERLQQLQHNTNQLAKETNRHLKELGSLPPPLSPSEQKQQKLQRERLMNDFSAALNNFQVVQRRAAEKEKESVARARAGSRVMGDGENVDEQLVTFEKEDDWCQSQTEEPTITEEDLEIIKERETNIKQLEADITDVNQIFKDLAVMIHDQGDMIDSIEANVESAEVHVDRGAVQLQKAAYYKRKSRKRMCMLAMVLSLVLIILIIIIWQAIK; the protein is encoded by the exons ATGTCCTATATGAGAACAAACACCAGCTGGTCCCAGCCTCGGGACGTCAGCAGCCTGGTCCAGGCGTGCAGTTCCAACATCCAGATGATCAGCCAAAACT ctggtCAGATCAAGAATCTCCTTCACCAGCTGGGCGCAAGACAGGAAACCTCAGAGCTCCAGGAGAGGCT CCAACAGCTCCAGCACAACACCAACCAGCTGGCTAAAGAAACCAACAGACACCTGAAGGAGCTGGGTTCACTGCCCCCACCACTGTCTCCGTCAGAGCAG AAGCAGCAAAAACTGCAGAGGGAACGTTTGATGAACGATTTCTCTGCAGCCCTCAACAACTTCCAGGTGGTGCAGCGGAGGGCAGctgagaaagagaaggagtCAGTGGCCAGAGCTCGAGCTGGATCCAGAGTCATG GGAGACGGAGAAAATGTGGATGAACAGCTGGTCACGTTTGAAAA GGAGGATGATTGGTGTCAGAGCCAAACTGAGGAGCCCACCATCACAGAGGAGGACCTGGAGATCatcaaggagagagagacgaaCATCAAACAGCTGGAG GCTGACATTACGGATGTGAACCAGATCTTTAAGGACTTGGCTGTGATGATCCATGACCAAGGAGACATGATCG ACAGCATTGAGGCCAATGTGGAGAGTGCTGAGGTTCATGTGGACAGAGGAGCGGTCCAGCTGCAGAAGGCAGCCTATTACAAG AGGAAATCCCGTAAGAGGATGTGCATGCTGGCCATGGTGCTGTCGCTTGtgctcatcatcctcatcatcatc